Proteins found in one Terriglobales bacterium genomic segment:
- a CDS encoding DUF3147 family protein — protein MTDILVRFVIGGVVVSLFAVLGDLFKPKSFAGLFGAAPSVALATLGLTVAKQGQSYVAIEARSMVLGAAAFFIYASWVSWGLMHYKPPVWLVASLSILLWLATAGCLWWIWLR, from the coding sequence ATGACAGATATTCTAGTTCGGTTTGTTATTGGCGGCGTAGTTGTTTCTTTGTTCGCGGTTCTGGGCGATCTGTTCAAACCGAAAAGCTTTGCAGGGCTCTTTGGGGCCGCTCCTTCCGTTGCTTTAGCCACGCTGGGCCTCACAGTCGCAAAACAAGGACAATCTTACGTCGCCATCGAAGCTCGCTCAATGGTTTTAGGAGCTGCGGCTTTCTTCATTTACGCCTCGTGGGTCAGTTGGGGCCTCATGCACTACAAGCCACCCGTGTGGCTGGTTGCTTCTCTGTCCATTCTGTTGTGGCTGGCAACTGCCGGCTGCCTATGGTGGATCTGGCTGAGGTAG
- a CDS encoding response regulator transcription factor has protein sequence MPSSILIVDDHEVVRQGLRMILGSRKDWKICGEASDGEEAIAAAGATNPDVIIMDITMPKMNGLEAAQKISKLNLKSRVLIFTMHDSHSLVLAIRQAGARGYVLKSHAARDLIHAVEAVLAGGTFFRSEQASAAEISRPVSDMKRA, from the coding sequence TTGCCATCTTCAATCCTGATCGTCGATGATCACGAGGTGGTGCGCCAGGGATTGCGGATGATTTTGGGGTCGCGTAAGGACTGGAAGATTTGCGGTGAGGCTTCCGATGGGGAAGAGGCGATCGCCGCCGCCGGAGCGACGAACCCCGATGTGATCATCATGGACATCACCATGCCGAAGATGAACGGCCTGGAGGCGGCTCAGAAAATTTCCAAACTCAATCTGAAGTCACGGGTGCTGATTTTTACTATGCATGATTCCCATAGCCTGGTGCTTGCCATCCGCCAGGCTGGGGCCCGCGGTTATGTTTTGAAATCGCACGCCGCGCGTGACCTGATCCACGCGGTGGAAGCAGTATTGGCGGGAGGCACATTCTTCCGTAGTGAGCAGGCTTCGGCAGCCGAAATCTCAAGACCGGTATCCGATATGAAGCGGGCCTGA
- a CDS encoding response regulator transcription factor: protein MSALRILVADDHEIVRRGLCAILRGHAGWEVCGEAGDGEEAAQKAHELRPDIVILDIGMPRVNGLETTRQILQDRPTQKVLILTVSDSEQVVHEVLKAGARGYVLKSDAGRELAAAVEALQCDRTYFTSRVGELVLDSFLNKGRLASREMSIPGLTAREREIVKLLAEGKTSKEVAATLGMSVKTAETHRGNLMRKLKLHSVSELVLYAVRNGIVPTKPTGDGTGISAA, encoded by the coding sequence ATGAGCGCGCTTCGCATTCTAGTTGCAGATGACCATGAGATTGTACGGCGAGGTTTGTGCGCGATTTTGCGGGGGCACGCAGGATGGGAGGTTTGTGGGGAAGCTGGCGATGGGGAGGAAGCGGCACAAAAGGCCCACGAACTGCGGCCAGACATAGTGATCCTGGACATCGGCATGCCCAGGGTCAACGGCTTGGAGACCACGCGACAGATTCTGCAGGATCGTCCGACACAGAAGGTTCTGATTCTCACGGTAAGCGATTCGGAACAGGTAGTGCACGAGGTCTTAAAAGCGGGCGCCCGGGGATATGTGCTCAAGTCAGATGCAGGGCGCGAATTGGCGGCTGCGGTCGAGGCGCTGCAATGCGATCGCACCTATTTCACTTCCCGCGTGGGCGAATTGGTGTTGGATTCCTTTCTTAACAAAGGACGGCTTGCTTCCAGAGAAATGTCAATTCCCGGCCTGACTGCGCGCGAACGGGAAATCGTCAAATTGTTGGCAGAAGGAAAGACCTCTAAAGAGGTGGCTGCCACTCTGGGAATGTCGGTGAAGACGGCAGAAACCCATCGCGGCAATCTCATGAGAAAGCTCAAGCTCCATTCCGTCAGCGAGTTGGTGCTTTATGCGGTGCGGAATGGCATAGTTCCGACAAAGCCCACCGGCGACGGCACAGGTATTTCTGCCGCCTAG
- a CDS encoding L-serine ammonia-lyase, with protein sequence MKTSIFEIFKVGIGPSSSHTVGPMRAARDFVAAIDRRGELSRLHRISIDLYGSLALTGKGHGTDRAIMLGLMGEVPDEIDPETIESRVSQVQEDRSLPLLGRQPIPFQPHLDLLFRKTETHPGHSNTMRFTAFDGRGQVVDTQIYYSVGGGFISREGDTTTSNEERPAVPHPFASAADLLRIGEETRLPIWQIALANEKAWRLESDIRNHVTRVHQTMEECIDRGLRTEGILPGGLNVKRRAPQLARKLAAHSTNDPLAPLDWVNAFAMAVNEENAAGGRVVTAPTNGAAGIIPAVGRYYLRFIPGGSQEGIFRYLLTASAIGILYKENASISGAEVGCQGEVGVACSMAAGGLVAALNGTNMQVEYAAEIGMEHNLGMTCDPIGGLVQIPCIERNAMGAVKAINACRIAMRETGDHKVSLDQVIQTMYQTGLDMQSRYKETSLAGLALNVIEC encoded by the coding sequence GTGAAGACCAGCATTTTTGAAATTTTCAAGGTCGGCATAGGTCCTTCCAGTTCGCATACCGTCGGTCCTATGCGCGCCGCCCGGGATTTTGTGGCCGCAATCGACCGCCGGGGAGAACTGTCCCGGCTCCATAGGATTAGCATCGACCTGTACGGCTCGCTGGCTCTCACAGGCAAGGGTCACGGCACGGATCGGGCCATCATGCTTGGGTTAATGGGGGAGGTGCCGGATGAGATTGACCCCGAGACCATCGAATCCAGAGTCAGCCAGGTCCAAGAGGATCGTTCGCTCCCCCTGCTGGGCCGCCAGCCGATCCCGTTTCAGCCGCACCTGGACTTGCTGTTTCGCAAGACCGAGACACACCCCGGCCACTCCAATACCATGCGCTTCACCGCGTTCGATGGCCGTGGCCAGGTCGTCGATACTCAGATCTACTATTCTGTGGGCGGTGGGTTCATCAGCCGTGAAGGCGACACTACCACTTCGAACGAAGAGCGTCCCGCAGTGCCCCATCCTTTTGCCAGCGCCGCAGACCTGCTTCGTATCGGAGAAGAGACGCGGCTGCCCATTTGGCAGATTGCCCTGGCTAATGAAAAGGCTTGGCGGCTGGAGTCCGACATTCGCAATCATGTAACGCGAGTCCATCAAACCATGGAGGAGTGCATCGACCGAGGCCTCCGCACTGAGGGCATTCTGCCTGGTGGGCTGAACGTGAAGAGAAGAGCGCCTCAACTGGCTCGTAAGCTGGCAGCGCATAGCACCAATGATCCGCTGGCACCGCTGGACTGGGTGAACGCCTTCGCCATGGCGGTAAATGAGGAGAATGCGGCGGGTGGCCGTGTGGTCACGGCGCCCACCAACGGAGCCGCCGGCATTATTCCTGCCGTAGGGCGGTACTATCTTCGCTTTATTCCGGGTGGCTCGCAGGAAGGAATATTCCGCTATCTGCTCACGGCGAGTGCCATCGGCATCCTCTACAAGGAAAACGCATCCATCTCGGGTGCCGAGGTAGGCTGTCAGGGAGAAGTAGGAGTTGCCTGTTCGATGGCGGCGGGTGGCTTGGTCGCCGCACTGAATGGCACCAACATGCAGGTCGAGTACGCCGCCGAGATCGGGATGGAACACAACCTGGGAATGACTTGCGATCCCATCGGCGGGCTGGTACAGATACCGTGTATCGAGCGCAATGCCATGGGCGCGGTGAAAGCGATCAATGCCTGCCGTATTGCTATGCGAGAGACGGGCGACCACAAAGTCTCACTCGACCAGGTGATACAGACCATGTATCAAACCGGACTTGATATGCAGTCCCGTTACAAGGAGACTTCCCTGGCCGGACTGGCGCTGAACGTCATTGAATGTTGA